One Salmo salar chromosome ssa01, Ssal_v3.1, whole genome shotgun sequence DNA window includes the following coding sequences:
- the LOC106603106 gene encoding lysophosphatidylserine lipase ABHD12, with translation MRETVDTENETKTMDSKETPGSENKKSYCKLNTVTSERSQCSPGLSILKKAILLQCIVYISLPVILCLFPWILGHVVFSHWLRFPYLVALTSPAELSLNHTLNFYLIPEEGISLGVWHTVPDSQWEKAQGAGPEWYSETLGDGSPVIIYLHGNVGSRAINHRVELVKILSAAGYHVLSLDYRGYGDSSGEPSEVGMTSDALYLYQWVKTRSRTSQVCLWGHSLGTGVATNAAVKIQEQAMELARERARHLRNITQADLEPSYAVDGVILEAPYTNMEEEVASHPLSMMYHYLPGFESVLHHVMQSNNMVFANDENLKTLTTRILFLHAEDDNVVPFYMGQKLYQIALQARRQLDAEYQVFMVSYSESLGYSHNYIYLDPNLASVVGRFLQSKNNNIDRPIVR, from the exons ATGAGGGAAACAGTTGATACAGAAAACGAAACTAAGACCATGGACAGCAAGGAAACCCCTGGGTCTGAAAATAAGAAGTCTTACTGCAAACTGAATACTGTTACAAGTGAACGGTCACAGTG TTCTCCGGGGTTATCCATACTGAAGAAGGCGATCTTACTGCAGTGTATCGTCTACATCTCTCTGCCTGTCATTCTCTGCCTGTTTCCGTGGATACTAGGCCACGTTGTCTTTTCTCACTGGT TAAGGTTTCCGTACCTTGTGGCCCTGACCAGTCCAGCAGAGCTCTCCCTGAACCACACTCTAAACTTCTACCTCATTCCAGAGGAGGGGATCTCACTGGGTGTATG GCATACGGTTCCCGACAGCCAATGGGAGAAGGCCCAGGGGGCCGGCCCTGAGTGGTACAGTGAGACTCTGGGAGATGGTTCTCCTGTTATCATCTATCTCCACGGCAACGTGGGCTCCAG GGCCATAAACCACAGAGTGGAACTTGTgaag ATCCTAAGTGCAGCAGGGTATCATGTACTGTCACTGGACTACAGAG GTTATGGAGATTCCAGTGGGGAACCCAGTGAGGTTGGGATGACCTCTGACGCCCTCTATCTGTACCAGTGGGTAAAGACACGCAGCAGGACCAGCCAGGTCTGTCTGTGGGGACATTCCTTGGGCACTGG GGTGGCCACCAACGCTGCTGTAAAGATACAGGAACAGG CAATGGAGTTGGCCAGAGAAAGAGCACGTCATCTGAGGAACATAACACAAGCAGATCTGGAGCCAAGCTATGCTGTTGATGGTGTGATCCTGGAGGCTCCGTACACCAATATGGAGGAGGAAGTAGCCAGCCATCCCCTCAGCATG ATGTATCACTATCTTCCAGGTTTTGAGAGCGTTCTTCATCACGTCATGCAAAGCAACAACATGGTGTTCGCTAACGATGAAAA TTTAAAGACCTTGACCACTCGTATCCTTTTCCTACACGCTGAGGATGACAATGTGGTTCCTTTTTACATGGGCCAGAAG CTGTACCAGATTGCACTTCAAGCCCGTAGACAACTGGATGCAGAGTACCAGGTGTTCATGGTATCCTACAGTGAATCCTTAGGATACTCACACAACTATATCTATTTGGATCCCAACCTGGCCAGTGTTGTTGG GCGGTTTCTACAAAGCaagaataacaacattgatagACCGATAGTTCGGTGA